Proteins encoded by one window of Anaerosalibacter sp. Marseille-P3206:
- the uvrB gene encoding excinuclease ABC subunit UvrB: MSNFEIKSSYKPTGDQPEAIEKLSKGLMSGSKYQTLLGVTGSGKTFTMANIIEKVQRPTLVIAHNKTLAYQLASEFREYFPNNAVEYFVSYYDYYQPEAYVPQTDTYIEKDASINDEIDKLRHSATASLFERRDVIIVASVSCIYGLGDPIDYENLVVSIRPGMIKDRDEIIRKLVDIQYIRNDINFTRGTFRVRGDVLEIFPASSSENTIRVEFFGDEIDRIVEVNYLTGEIIGLRSHVSIFPASHFATSPEKIERAIKSIEVELDERLKELRSQDKLLEAQRLEQRTRYDIEMLEEMGYCQGIENYSRHISGRPKGSKPYTLIDYFPDDFLIIVDESHVTIPQIRGMYEGDKSRKTTLVEYGFRLPSALDNRPLKFNEFERHINQILFVSATPGPYELEHSEKIVEQIIRPTGLLDPEIVVRPTENQIDDLVKEIRIREKKNERVLITTLTKKMSEDLTNYFKEIGIKVTYLHSDIDTIERMEIIRDLRLGKYDVLVGINLLREGLDLPEVSLVVILDADKEGFLRSETSMIQTIGRAARNSSGKVIMYADKMTKSMKKAIFETNRRRKIQNEYNVVNNITPKTIVKGIRDVIEATKVVEDDETYATEKLSKEKILEIVQGLEEEMLKEAEMLHFERAAELRDKIVELKEKL, encoded by the coding sequence ATGAGTAATTTTGAGATAAAATCAAGTTATAAACCAACAGGTGATCAGCCAGAAGCAATTGAAAAATTGTCTAAAGGTTTGATGAGTGGAAGTAAATATCAGACATTACTAGGTGTAACTGGGTCGGGAAAAACTTTTACAATGGCTAATATTATTGAAAAAGTTCAAAGGCCTACATTAGTAATAGCACATAATAAGACATTGGCCTATCAATTGGCTAGTGAATTTAGAGAGTATTTCCCCAACAATGCTGTTGAATACTTTGTTAGTTATTATGATTATTACCAACCAGAGGCATATGTACCCCAAACAGATACTTATATTGAAAAGGATGCCTCTATAAATGATGAAATAGACAAACTAAGGCACTCTGCAACAGCATCTTTATTTGAGAGAAGAGATGTGATTATAGTAGCAAGTGTATCTTGCATATATGGATTAGGGGATCCTATTGATTATGAAAATTTGGTGGTTTCTATTCGACCAGGTATGATAAAAGATAGAGATGAGATCATAAGAAAACTTGTAGATATTCAATATATTAGAAATGACATAAATTTTACTAGAGGAACTTTTAGAGTGCGAGGAGATGTGTTGGAGATATTTCCAGCTTCTTCAAGTGAAAATACCATCCGTGTAGAATTCTTTGGAGATGAAATAGACAGGATAGTTGAAGTAAACTATCTTACTGGGGAGATCATAGGACTTAGAAGTCATGTTTCCATATTTCCTGCCTCTCACTTTGCCACTTCTCCAGAAAAGATAGAGAGGGCTATTAAAAGTATTGAAGTTGAATTAGATGAAAGATTGAAAGAACTCAGAAGTCAAGATAAACTGTTAGAAGCACAAAGGCTGGAACAGAGAACAAGATATGATATTGAGATGCTTGAGGAAATGGGATATTGTCAGGGAATAGAAAACTATTCTAGACATATTAGTGGTAGACCTAAGGGAAGTAAGCCTTATACATTGATAGATTATTTTCCAGATGACTTTTTGATAATAGTAGATGAATCTCATGTGACTATTCCTCAAATAAGGGGTATGTATGAAGGTGATAAATCTAGAAAAACTACATTAGTGGAATATGGATTTAGGCTTCCTTCTGCACTAGATAATAGACCTCTTAAGTTCAATGAATTTGAGAGACATATAAATCAAATATTATTTGTAAGTGCCACTCCTGGACCATATGAATTAGAGCATTCAGAAAAAATTGTTGAACAGATTATAAGACCTACAGGACTATTAGATCCAGAGATTGTAGTTAGACCAACTGAAAACCAAATAGATGATTTAGTAAAAGAGATTAGAATTCGTGAAAAGAAAAATGAAAGAGTGCTCATTACTACATTGACTAAAAAAATGTCTGAGGATCTTACAAATTACTTTAAAGAAATAGGGATTAAGGTAACTTATCTTCATTCTGATATAGATACTATTGAAAGGATGGAAATAATAAGGGATTTAAGACTAGGTAAATATGATGTATTAGTAGGAATTAACCTATTAAGAGAGGGATTGGATTTGCCAGAAGTTTCTCTTGTTGTAATATTGGATGCAGATAAGGAAGGATTTTTAAGATCAGAGACATCTATGATACAGACTATAGGTAGAGCAGCGAGAAACTCATCAGGAAAGGTAATCATGTATGCTGATAAGATGACTAAATCAATGAAAAAGGCAATCTTTGAGACAAATAGAAGAAGGAAAATTCAAAATGAGTACAATGTGGTGAATAATATTACTCCTAAGACTATAGTAAAGGGAATTAGAGATGTTATAGAAGCAACAAAGGTTGTTGAAGATGATGAGACATATGCTACTGAAAAATTATCCAAGGAGAAAATACTAGAAATAGTACAAGGATTAGAAGAAGAAATGTTAAAGGAAGCAGAGATGTTGCACTTTGAAAGAGCTGCAGAGTTGAGGGATAAGATAGTAGAATTAAAAGAGAAGTTATAA
- the uvrA gene encoding excinuclease ABC subunit UvrA has protein sequence MSKDKIIIKGAREHNLKNVDLELPRNKFIVFTGLSGSGKSSLAFDTIYAEGQRRYVESLSAYARQFLGQMEKPDLDYIEGLSPSISIDQKTTSKNPRSTVGTVTEIYDYLRLLFARIGTPYCYKCGKEISSQTVDQMVDRVMEFEERSRIQVLAPIVRGKKGEHQKVLESIKKDGFIRVVVDGETHEVTDDITLEKNKKHNIEVVVDRLIVKEGIEGRLADSIETALKLADGLVIIDIIDGEEILFSQKLACPDCGVVIEELSPRMFSFNSPFGMCPTCNGIGYYKEIDKEMIIPNPSLSIDDGGLAPYSNSGEDTYYYQIFKTLGEYHKFGMDKPLKEAPKEFMDELLYGTNRIIEFKFESHFNGSRSYKGTFEGIIPNLERRYRETNSDFMRERIDGFMIENPCPHCHGKRLKEEVLAVKINGLNIAEVTDLSIKESLKFFKNLDLTERQRIIGEQVLKEIIERLNFLQDVGLNYLTLSRSAGSLSGGESQRIRLATQIGSSLVGVVYVLDEPSIGLHQRDNAMLLKTLRNLTDLGNTLIVVEHDEDTMYCADYIVDIGPGAGLHGGYVVAKGDLEDIKNSKESITGQYLSGRKQIKIPDERRSSNGKSIKIMGAKENNLKNIDVEIPLGVFTCITGVSGSGKSSLINEILYKSLAQKLNRVKIKPGKHVEIKGLENLDKVIEIDQSPIGRTPRSNPATYTGVFDYIRDVFAMTPEAKMRGYNKGRFSFNVKGGRCEACNGDGIIKIEMHFLPDVYVPCEVCKGKRYNRETLQVKYKGKTISDVLDMTVEEALEFFENIPRIKRKIQTLNDVGLGYIKLGQPSTQLSGGEAQRIKLATELSKRSTGKTLYILDEPTTGLHMDDIHKLIKVLDKLVEGGNTVVVIEHNLDVIKTADHIIDLGPEGGDEGGTIVATGTPEEVAKVKSSYTGQFLKNVLK, from the coding sequence ATGTCAAAAGATAAAATTATCATCAAAGGTGCAAGGGAACATAATCTTAAGAATGTAGATTTGGAGCTCCCTAGAAATAAATTTATAGTATTTACAGGTTTAAGTGGTTCGGGAAAATCTTCTTTAGCTTTTGATACCATATATGCAGAAGGACAGCGTAGATATGTAGAAAGTCTTTCTGCTTATGCAAGGCAGTTTTTAGGGCAAATGGAGAAGCCAGATTTAGATTATATAGAGGGACTGTCACCATCTATATCCATTGATCAAAAGACAACTAGTAAAAACCCTAGGTCAACAGTAGGAACTGTTACTGAGATTTATGATTATTTAAGACTTTTATTTGCTAGAATAGGAACACCCTATTGTTATAAATGCGGTAAGGAGATATCTAGCCAAACTGTAGACCAAATGGTAGATAGGGTTATGGAATTTGAAGAGAGAAGTAGAATTCAAGTTTTAGCACCAATTGTGAGAGGGAAAAAGGGTGAACATCAAAAAGTATTAGAATCTATAAAAAAGGATGGCTTTATTAGGGTAGTAGTAGATGGTGAAACCCATGAAGTTACTGATGATATAACATTAGAGAAAAACAAAAAGCATAATATAGAAGTTGTAGTAGATAGATTGATTGTAAAGGAAGGAATAGAGGGAAGATTAGCTGATTCTATTGAAACAGCTTTAAAGCTTGCTGATGGATTAGTTATTATAGATATTATTGATGGAGAAGAGATACTTTTTAGTCAAAAGTTAGCTTGTCCTGATTGTGGTGTTGTTATAGAGGAACTTTCTCCAAGAATGTTTTCTTTCAACAGTCCCTTTGGAATGTGTCCAACTTGTAATGGAATAGGATACTATAAGGAAATAGATAAAGAAATGATAATACCAAATCCAAGTTTAAGTATTGATGATGGGGGACTTGCTCCATATAGTAATTCAGGAGAGGATACCTACTATTATCAGATTTTTAAGACACTTGGGGAGTATCATAAATTTGGTATGGATAAGCCTTTAAAAGAAGCACCAAAGGAATTTATGGATGAGCTTTTATATGGGACAAATAGGATAATTGAGTTTAAATTTGAAAGCCATTTCAATGGTTCTAGGTCCTACAAGGGAACTTTTGAAGGGATAATACCAAATCTTGAGAGAAGATATAGGGAAACCAATTCTGATTTTATGAGGGAGAGAATAGATGGTTTCATGATAGAAAACCCTTGTCCTCATTGTCACGGGAAAAGGCTTAAAGAAGAAGTATTAGCAGTGAAGATAAATGGTTTAAATATAGCAGAGGTAACAGATCTTTCTATAAAGGAATCGTTAAAATTTTTCAAAAATCTAGATTTAACAGAAAGACAAAGGATTATAGGTGAACAAGTTTTAAAAGAGATAATAGAGAGACTTAATTTTTTACAAGATGTTGGACTAAATTATTTAACTCTTTCAAGAAGTGCTGGTTCTCTTTCAGGGGGAGAATCTCAAAGGATAAGATTGGCTACTCAAATAGGCTCTAGTCTCGTAGGAGTTGTGTATGTGCTAGATGAACCTAGTATTGGACTTCATCAAAGGGACAATGCTATGCTTCTTAAGACTTTGAGAAACCTTACGGATTTGGGAAATACCCTTATAGTTGTAGAACATGATGAGGATACCATGTATTGTGCAGATTATATTGTAGATATAGGACCAGGTGCAGGACTTCATGGAGGATATGTTGTAGCCAAAGGAGATCTAGAAGATATAAAGAACAGTAAAGAGTCTATAACAGGTCAATACCTATCAGGTAGAAAGCAAATCAAAATTCCTGATGAAAGAAGAAGTTCTAATGGTAAATCCATAAAGATAATGGGAGCTAAGGAAAACAATTTAAAAAATATAGATGTAGAAATTCCATTAGGTGTTTTCACATGTATTACTGGAGTATCTGGTTCTGGGAAAAGTAGTTTGATAAATGAAATATTGTATAAGAGTTTGGCTCAAAAGTTAAATAGGGTCAAGATAAAGCCAGGTAAACATGTGGAGATAAAGGGACTTGAAAATCTGGATAAGGTAATTGAAATAGACCAATCTCCTATAGGAAGAACACCTAGATCTAATCCTGCAACTTATACAGGAGTGTTTGACTATATAAGAGATGTATTTGCCATGACTCCAGAGGCAAAGATGAGAGGTTACAATAAGGGAAGATTTAGTTTCAATGTAAAAGGTGGAAGATGTGAAGCTTGTAATGGCGATGGAATAATAAAAATAGAGATGCACTTTTTACCTGATGTGTATGTTCCTTGTGAAGTGTGTAAAGGAAAGAGATACAATAGAGAAACTTTACAAGTAAAGTATAAGGGAAAAACAATCTCCGATGTACTGGATATGACTGTAGAAGAAGCATTAGAATTCTTTGAAAACATACCAAGGATTAAGAGAAAGATACAGACATTAAATGATGTAGGGCTAGGATATATAAAACTTGGGCAACCTTCCACTCAACTTTCTGGTGGAGAAGCTCAGAGGATTAAACTAGCTACTGAGTTGAGTAAAAGAAGTACAGGAAAGACATTGTATATATTAGATGAGCCAACAACTGGTCTTCATATGGATGATATCCATAAGCTTATAAAAGTATTAGATAAGCTAGTAGAAGGAGGAAATACAGTAGTTGTAATAGAGCACAATTTAGATGTGATAAAGACAGCAGATCATATTATAGATTTGGGCCCTGAAGGTGGAGATGAAGGTGGAACCATAGTAGCCACAGGAACTCCTGAGGAGGTAGCAAAAGTGAAATCCTCCTATACAGGCCAATTCTTAAAAAATGTCTTAAAGTGA
- a CDS encoding ArsR/SmtB family transcription factor, whose translation MDKLINFFKVLSDDTRLRIIVLLYHGKLCVCQICGVTDISQPNVSKHLAKLRDMGFVKDERQGQFIYYYLSLEEDIFSEIIKEIVENIDDYPILKSDIGKLNNIDTYLENCGK comes from the coding sequence ATGGATAAATTAATTAATTTTTTCAAAGTACTATCAGATGACACTCGTTTGAGAATAATTGTGCTTCTTTACCACGGGAAACTTTGTGTTTGCCAAATATGTGGAGTAACAGACATATCTCAACCCAATGTATCTAAGCATTTGGCAAAGCTTAGGGATATGGGATTTGTAAAAGATGAAAGGCAAGGGCAATTTATCTATTATTATTTGAGTTTAGAAGAAGATATCTTTAGTGAAATAATAAAAGAAATAGTTGAAAATATAGATGACTATCCAATATTAAAATCTGATATTGGAAAGCTCAATAATATTGATACCTATTTAGAAAACTGTGGGAAATAA
- a CDS encoding permease — protein sequence MAVFRFLNDQLLKMNWLWELVRLLVENVFKMSIDTKVGGSVHFFIYDTIKIFILLSVLIFMISYIQSYFPPERTKKILGRVKGVKGNLLGALLGTITPFCSCSSIPLFIGFTSAGLPLGVTFSFLISSPLVDLASFLLLVSFFGVKIAVAYVIVGLILAVVGGTIIDKLNMNKYVEDYVWGIQAGDVEIEELTKKDRVKFAKGQVKDIVHRVWIYILLGVGIGAAIHNWIPQTVIEKVVGGDNPFAVFLATFIGIPIYADIFGTLPIAEALVGKGVGLGTVLSFMMGVTTLSLPSMIMLSKVIKSKLLALFIIIVTIGIIIIGYSFNLYSYIFI from the coding sequence ATGGCAGTTTTTCGATTTTTAAATGATCAATTATTAAAGATGAACTGGCTTTGGGAACTGGTAAGGCTATTAGTTGAAAATGTTTTTAAAATGTCCATAGATACAAAAGTAGGTGGAAGTGTTCACTTTTTCATATATGACACTATTAAAATATTCATCCTATTATCTGTACTAATATTTATGATCTCCTATATACAAAGCTATTTTCCACCAGAGAGAACTAAAAAGATTTTAGGTAGAGTTAAGGGCGTAAAGGGGAATTTATTGGGAGCATTACTTGGTACTATTACTCCATTTTGCAGTTGTTCTAGCATACCACTTTTTATAGGTTTTACCTCTGCAGGGCTTCCATTAGGAGTTACATTTTCTTTTCTAATATCATCTCCCCTTGTAGATTTAGCCTCATTCTTACTATTAGTATCCTTCTTTGGAGTAAAGATTGCAGTTGCCTATGTAATTGTAGGACTTATACTTGCAGTTGTAGGAGGCACTATTATAGACAAATTAAATATGAATAAATATGTTGAAGATTATGTATGGGGAATACAGGCTGGAGATGTAGAAATAGAAGAGTTAACTAAAAAAGATAGAGTGAAGTTTGCAAAAGGTCAAGTAAAAGACATAGTCCATAGAGTTTGGATTTATATATTACTTGGAGTAGGAATTGGAGCAGCAATTCACAATTGGATTCCACAAACAGTTATTGAAAAAGTAGTAGGTGGAGATAATCCATTTGCAGTGTTTTTAGCAACCTTTATTGGGATTCCAATATATGCTGATATATTTGGTACTCTTCCTATAGCAGAAGCTTTAGTAGGCAAAGGAGTGGGCTTAGGAACGGTATTATCCTTTATGATGGGAGTAACTACTCTTTCACTACCATCAATGATAATGTTAAGCAAAGTTATTAAATCAAAATTGTTGGCGTTATTTATAATTATAGTGACTATTGGAATAATCATAATAGGTTATTCATTTAATCTATATTCATATATTTTTATATAG
- a CDS encoding CobW family GTP-binding protein, with product MSEKTDLYLLTGFLGAGKTTLLTNILNDLSGESVGVIMNEFGKIGIDGDIIKKEGMELVEINRGSIFCSCLKLNFAQAMVELADKNLKYLFVESSGLADPSNIGDILDGVKSVKGDVYEYKGAICLVDGVNFLEQVKDLETVERQIKHCHLAVISKVDLIDEETLTKIIEVIRKINNKVNIETTAFGKLNYKFLEEDLMKNQWVENEDTTNTPETKPKTLTLTFEGEVNKDELSRFINEIKKDSYRIKGFFKLEDGWNQVDVVGNIIDYKPTDKNEEISQLVIISKIGPQIIRPIFNAWNSIFKEEMKLR from the coding sequence ATGAGTGAAAAAACAGATCTATATTTATTAACAGGTTTTTTAGGTGCAGGAAAAACTACATTACTAACTAATATCCTAAATGATCTTTCTGGGGAAAGTGTTGGAGTTATAATGAACGAATTTGGGAAGATAGGGATTGATGGGGATATTATTAAGAAGGAAGGTATGGAGCTAGTAGAGATAAACAGAGGTTCAATATTTTGCTCTTGCTTGAAACTAAATTTTGCACAGGCAATGGTGGAGTTGGCAGATAAGAATCTAAAGTATCTTTTTGTTGAAAGCTCTGGATTAGCAGATCCTTCAAATATTGGAGATATTCTAGATGGAGTAAAATCTGTTAAAGGGGATGTATATGAGTACAAAGGGGCCATATGTTTAGTTGATGGAGTAAACTTTTTAGAACAAGTAAAAGATTTAGAAACAGTAGAAAGGCAAATCAAACATTGCCATTTGGCTGTAATTAGCAAAGTTGATTTGATAGATGAGGAAACACTGACTAAAATAATTGAGGTAATTAGAAAGATTAATAATAAAGTTAATATTGAGACAACAGCTTTTGGAAAGCTTAATTACAAATTTTTAGAAGAAGATTTAATGAAAAACCAATGGGTAGAAAATGAAGATACAACCAACACTCCAGAGACAAAACCCAAAACACTTACTTTGACATTTGAAGGAGAAGTAAATAAAGATGAACTATCAAGATTTATCAATGAAATCAAAAAAGACAGTTATAGAATAAAGGGATTTTTCAAGTTGGAAGATGGGTGGAATCAAGTTGATGTAGTTGGAAATATTATTGACTACAAACCAACTGATAAAAATGAAGAAATATCTCAATTAGTTATAATATCTAAGATTGGTCCACAAATAATAAGACCGATATTTAATGCTTGGAACAGTATATTTAAAGAGGAAATGAAATTAAGATAA
- a CDS encoding thioredoxin family protein: MIIKILGTGCSKCSKLETNVKAAIDELGIEATIEKVKDLPGIMKYGVMSTPALVIDEKVKTVGRVLDTKEIKELIKG, from the coding sequence ATGATAATAAAAATATTGGGGACTGGATGCTCTAAATGTAGCAAGTTGGAGACAAATGTGAAGGCTGCTATAGATGAATTGGGAATTGAAGCAACAATTGAAAAGGTAAAAGACTTGCCAGGAATTATGAAATATGGAGTTATGAGCACTCCTGCGTTAGTAATTGATGAAAAGGTTAAAACTGTTGGTAGAGTATTAGATACAAAGGAAATTAAAGAATTAATTAAGGGTTAA
- the guaB gene encoding IMP dehydrogenase — MEFVGEGLTFDDVLLLPCKSEVLPKEVKTYTHLTKKIKLNIPLMSAGMDTVTEARMAIAVAREGGIGIIHKNMTIEEQALEVDKVKRSEHGIITDPFYLSPDHIVSDALELMERYHISGVPITNRDGKLVGIITNRDIRFEKDTSKKINDVMTKDNLVTATQDISMDEALEIMKEHKIEKLPLIDENYMLSGLITIKDIEKSIQYPNSAKDSSGRLLAGAAVGVTEDMMERVAALVKAKVDVIVVDTAHGHSQGVIKAVKRIKTEYPDLQVIAGNVATGEATLDLIKAGADAVKVGIGPGSICTTRVVTGIGVPQITAILNCVEVAKEYEIPIIADGGIKYSGDITKALAVGANVVMIGSLFAGTSESPGEEELYEGRRFKVYRGMGSLSAMQAGSKDRYFQEDTKKLVPEGVEGRVPYRGPLGDVVYQLMGGLRSGMGYVGAKTLVELNQKARFVKISGAGLIENHPHDIHITKEAPNYSVR, encoded by the coding sequence TTGGAATTTGTCGGAGAAGGTTTGACTTTTGATGATGTTCTATTATTGCCATGTAAGTCTGAAGTATTACCCAAGGAAGTAAAAACATATACACATTTAACAAAAAAGATAAAATTAAACATACCACTTATGAGTGCTGGGATGGATACGGTAACTGAAGCTAGAATGGCTATTGCTGTGGCTAGAGAAGGTGGAATAGGGATAATCCATAAAAATATGACTATTGAAGAACAAGCTTTGGAAGTTGATAAAGTAAAAAGGTCTGAACATGGAATTATAACAGATCCATTTTATTTGTCCCCAGATCACATTGTTTCAGATGCTCTTGAACTTATGGAGAGATATCATATTTCAGGAGTACCTATTACAAATAGAGATGGAAAGCTTGTAGGTATTATAACTAATAGGGATATTAGATTTGAAAAAGATACATCTAAAAAGATAAATGATGTTATGACAAAAGATAATTTAGTAACAGCTACTCAAGATATTTCTATGGATGAAGCATTAGAAATAATGAAGGAACACAAGATTGAAAAACTTCCATTAATAGATGAAAATTATATGCTTTCAGGTCTCATTACCATTAAAGACATAGAAAAATCTATTCAATATCCAAATTCAGCAAAGGACAGCTCAGGAAGACTTCTTGCAGGTGCAGCTGTTGGAGTTACTGAAGATATGATGGAAAGAGTTGCTGCACTAGTTAAAGCAAAAGTAGATGTAATAGTTGTAGATACAGCTCATGGACATTCTCAAGGAGTAATAAAAGCAGTTAAGAGAATAAAAACAGAATATCCAGATCTTCAAGTAATAGCTGGTAATGTTGCAACTGGTGAAGCTACACTTGATTTAATCAAAGCTGGAGCTGATGCAGTAAAAGTAGGTATAGGACCTGGTTCAATTTGTACTACTAGGGTAGTAACAGGTATTGGTGTACCTCAAATCACAGCAATACTTAACTGTGTAGAAGTAGCTAAGGAATATGAAATACCTATTATTGCAGATGGTGGCATTAAGTATTCTGGAGATATAACAAAGGCTCTTGCAGTAGGAGCTAATGTAGTTATGATTGGTTCACTATTTGCTGGAACTAGTGAAAGTCCAGGAGAAGAAGAACTTTATGAAGGAAGAAGATTTAAAGTATATAGAGGTATGGGATCTTTGTCAGCAATGCAAGCAGGCAGTAAAGATAGATATTTCCAAGAAGATACTAAGAAATTAGTTCCTGAAGGAGTAGAAGGAAGAGTTCCTTATAGAGGACCACTAGGAGATGTAGTATATCAATTAATGGGTGGATTGAGATCAGGAATGGGCTATGTAGGTGCTAAAACCTTAGTAGAATTAAACCAAAAAGCTAGATTTGTGAAGATAAGTGGGGCAGGACTTATAGAAAACCATCCTCATGATATTCATATAACAAAAGAAGCTCCAAACTATAGCGTTAGATAG
- the guaA gene encoding glutamine-hydrolyzing GMP synthase, translating into MKGGFALILVIDFGGQYSQLIGRRVRESKVYCEIVPYDYPIKKIKEKNPEGIILSGGPASVYGEDSPKCDAGVFKLGVPVLGICYGSQLMAETLGGKVSRASTREYGKTQVYVNNSSLLFKGLEDEITTWMSHTDFIEKAPNSFSIVGSTPLCPVAAMENVEDKLYGVQFHPEVEHTQGGREILKNFLYEICGCSPDWTMEDFIKKSIDKIKNEIGDGKAICALSGGVDSSVAAVLVHEAIGDNLVCVFVDHGLLRKNEAEEVVKLFREEFHMNLIAVDARERFLNKLSGVTEPERKRKIIGEEFIRVFEEEQGKLTGIDYLVQGTIYPDVVESGTGKSSVIKSHHNVGGLPEDVNFTLVEPLRQLFKDEVREVGRKLGLSSDVVDRQPFPGPGLAIRVLGEVTEDKLKIVREADYIFRDEIKKAGLDKEIWQYFAMLPNIRSVGVMGDERTYSYTVGLRAVTSIDGMTADWAKIPLDVLEKISNRIVNEVDNVNRVVYDITSKPPATIEWE; encoded by the coding sequence ATAAAGGGAGGTTTTGCCTTGATTTTAGTAATAGATTTCGGCGGTCAATACAGTCAACTTATAGGAAGAAGAGTAAGGGAATCAAAAGTTTATTGTGAAATTGTTCCTTATGATTATCCTATTAAAAAGATAAAGGAAAAGAATCCAGAAGGAATAATTCTTTCTGGAGGTCCTGCCAGTGTTTATGGAGAAGACTCTCCAAAATGTGATGCGGGAGTATTTAAACTAGGAGTTCCAGTATTGGGAATATGCTATGGCAGCCAACTTATGGCTGAAACTCTAGGTGGGAAGGTATCTAGAGCTTCTACAAGAGAATATGGAAAAACACAAGTATATGTTAATAACTCTAGCTTATTATTCAAAGGATTAGAAGATGAGATAACTACTTGGATGAGTCATACAGATTTTATTGAAAAGGCTCCAAATAGTTTTAGTATAGTTGGAAGTACTCCACTATGCCCAGTGGCAGCTATGGAAAATGTAGAAGATAAATTGTATGGAGTTCAATTTCATCCAGAAGTAGAACATACACAAGGTGGAAGAGAAATACTAAAGAACTTCCTATATGAAATATGTGGATGTTCACCTGATTGGACTATGGAAGATTTCATTAAAAAATCCATAGATAAAATCAAAAATGAAATTGGAGACGGAAAAGCTATATGTGCTCTTTCAGGTGGAGTAGATTCATCTGTAGCAGCAGTATTAGTCCATGAAGCTATAGGAGACAATTTAGTCTGTGTTTTTGTAGATCATGGTTTACTTAGAAAAAATGAAGCAGAAGAAGTTGTAAAACTATTTAGAGAAGAATTCCATATGAATCTTATAGCAGTAGATGCTAGAGAAAGATTCTTAAATAAATTATCTGGAGTTACTGAACCAGAAAGAAAGAGAAAGATTATTGGTGAAGAATTCATAAGGGTATTTGAAGAAGAACAAGGAAAATTGACAGGAATAGATTATCTTGTTCAAGGTACTATATACCCTGATGTAGTTGAAAGTGGTACTGGTAAATCATCTGTTATCAAGAGTCATCACAATGTAGGTGGACTTCCTGAGGATGTAAACTTTACATTAGTAGAGCCTCTTAGACAATTGTTTAAAGATGAAGTAAGAGAAGTAGGAAGAAAACTAGGACTTTCTAGTGATGTAGTAGATAGGCAACCATTCCCAGGGCCAGGATTGGCTATTAGAGTTCTTGGAGAAGTAACTGAAGATAAGCTTAAAATTGTAAGAGAAGCAGATTATATTTTTAGAGATGAAATCAAAAAAGCAGGTTTAGACAAAGAAATCTGGCAGTACTTCGCAATGTTACCTAATATAAGAAGTGTAGGAGTAATGGGAGATGAAAGAACCTATTCCTATACAGTAGGGCTTAGAGCAGTAACAAGCATAGACGGTATGACAGCAGATTGGGCTAAGATACCCCTAGACGTACTAGAAAAGATTTCAAACAGAATAGTAAATGAAGTAGATAATGTAAACAGAGTAGTATACGATATAACAAGCAAACCCCCAGCAACGATTGAGTGGGAGTAG